Proteins from a single region of Esox lucius isolate fEsoLuc1 chromosome 13, fEsoLuc1.pri, whole genome shotgun sequence:
- the kat6a gene encoding histone acetyltransferase KAT6A isoform X2, translating into MVKLANPMYTTWILEAIKKVKKQKQRPSEERICNAVSMSHGLDRKTVLEQLDLSVKDGTILKVSNKGLNSYKDPENPGRLAFSKPRLGGSVGGSGSGGGGGERGGGGGGERGGGERGGERGGGHHGHGGHGGSHHHSGKKPGLDWNKLIKRSLEGLHEPGGSTLKSIERFLKCQGDVAAYLSGSGSMGPGLFHQQLRVALKRACAHGRVIKNGPLFRLVSRSSQPDGTGTVALDSLPPVRLLPHEKDKPVAEPIPICSFCLGTKESNRDKKPEELISCADCGNSGHPSCLKFSPELTVRVKALWWQCIECKTCSNCQDQGKNENMLFCDSCDRGFHMECCDPPLMRMPKGMWICQICQPRKKGKKLLHEKAAEIKRRYNTPLGRPKNRPGRPFKKLRGWRKGDRRSQGSSSPHSSSSSSCEGYPGDDRLLFSLREDSSEQGGLRFNKKTKGLIDALTKFFTPSPDGRKARHEVDYSQQYRIRKKAIRKGEGEDRPGEEDNQECSDWRDDDDKLPGHENLTEKDVELFRHIQELALQKVGVTGPPDPQMRCPSVIEFGKFEIQTWYSSPYPQEFSRLPKLYLCEFCLRYMKSRSILFQHMRKCAWFHPPANEIYRKEDVSVFEVDGNVSTIYCQNLCLLAKLFLDHKTLYYDVEPFLFYVLTQNDSKGCHLVGYFSKEKHCQQKYNVSCIMILPQYQRKGYGRFLIDFSYLLSKREGQPGSPEKPLSDLGRLSYMAYWRSVVLECLHEVRDRQLTIRNLSKITGICPQDITATLHHLNMLEQRGDRLVLIRKEKLVSTHMARLAARPRQLEVDPDCLRWTPVIVTNTVVSEGEDEEEEDDEEEGEDDTCSEIKPGHKVSSLSWLVRGGEREQEVEEEEERKCFAGFPTSQSSPASSPIRCQPPVPDHRPSPPANGERRGRGRPPKNWPWGKVKDGPRAERRPGPGRPPKVRVDLQEDDDDEEEEEDDDDRAEGLKASPTSASSPPSLFSDRQQAEATGTIRSLEMLGRHPAVPPPRSRGRPPRKKRGPKRRLSEGPGDTLPQLPLAPRLSDPPPVRRSCFSESSEGEEEDDDDDDEEEEEEEEEEEEERGALSPPILTKPTLGLKCKKPLRKRRMRQRSHSHPHSSVVTETISETTEVLDEPFVDSDSERPMPRLEEESPLGHPLKRYPPGRAALRHTDPGPKRGRRANLTESEEDESTSVLKPLASLRNPEPTALAETPAVNPEVPVKKKKGWPKGKARKPLHWKKRPGRPPGSGANQNSGDPSLNTLGDPPPPKIKMKPGRKPRSWYLQRAQEEADRQEAERQRLGLGGEEQPDKPPQQLEDRACKRTSRVAAVDSDKRKDTDEEDDYLPKPVEQKIPKRRGRPPKNPALRPQVTPKPPPASEPEEDENEETDRGWVEDKSSRPPSRTMLPPASSGGPRAPQPSRPDTDVADREEDEEEEEREECAGLANSSRRTAVMLGSGSRRSDDHDADDEGDGHLEDKSSSTKKRKSQDSDEEEEDEDEEEEPASPARSPPVKEEPQGGEGFLDMQGSVQARDSYVSKQEEDDEEDEDVEEELQEVKCRPLDKAQDERRRREAEESAAAAAAVETVTAISAPSEPLELQPLHPEDKADTLLMEPQHPNPHPHPHADSFKEELSHHHGAHQHQHHHHHSNELDLETVQAVQSLTQGEAQDEEPESHGVSHGAYQDCEETLAACRTLQSSYSHTGEAEEEATHLALVEECGASQHSSPLPHTNAPMPPLPSQSVRSVNSPAGMTPGGVMESGPGQQRGGTPGPTGGTGGGGGYNQITPEHPSSLSAPSQQNMETSPMMDVPSVSDHSQQVVDSGFSDLGSIESTTENYDNPSSYDSTMGGGGNGGGNNSGNHAAVAAAASSSSTGSSSSNSATPSSQGNSCSFVPAPGLTSSGGTVTSQLGMVSCSLIQQTGPGGGSSASVPQPPPPPRPPSANTHQGIKSPQSCVIERPPSASQQSQKKVQQQQASNPQPPPSAPPTPHPPQQQSLSQCSMGNGFASTPMIMEIPESASQGGGRSLYERMGQDFGAGGYPQPSATFSLAKLQQLTNTIMDPHAMPYSHSASVTSYATSVSLSNPGLAQLAPSPHPPLAQGQATMTPPPQLSSGSMNLGSLQLQCNMPTSNIGLPPPPHTQRLQGQMATVKGHISIRSKAQLAPAPSPHQQQLYGRSSGAMSMQGSPRTLAVQRGMMPNLMPTAAGYNTMNMNQLNAMSASYRMPQPMMNSGYHGNPPYMNQPAQYPMQMQMGMMGGQGYPQQPMQPNHHGNMMYTGPTHHSYAGVPKQSPYMSR; encoded by the exons ATGGTGAAGCTGGCCAACCCGATGTACACCACCTGGATCCTGGAGGCCATCAAGAAGGTGAAGAAGCAGAAGCAGAGGCCTTCAGAGGAGAGGATATGCAACGCTGTGTCCATGTCTCATGGGCTGGACCGCAAGACCGTACTGGAACAACTGGACCTAAGCGTCAAAGATGGAACCATCCTCAAAGTGTCTAACAAGGGGCTCAACTCTTACAAGGACCCAGAGAATCCAGGCCGACTGGCCTTCTCAAAGCCCCGGCTGGGAGGCAGTGTAGGTGGGAGTGGaagtgggggtggaggaggagaaagaggaggaggaggaggaggagaaagaggaggaggtgagagaggaggagagagaggtgggggtcatcatgggcatgGGGGCCATGGTGGGAGCCACCATCACTCTGGGAAGAAACCAGGGCTGGACTGGAACAAGCTGATCAAGCGGTCCCTCGAGGGTCTTCATGAGCCTGGGGGCTCCACCCTGAAGAGTATAGAGCGCTTCCTGAAGTGCCAGGGGGACGTGGCGGCCTACCTGTCTGGGAGCGGCTCCATGGGACCCGGGCTGTTCCACCAGCAGCTGAGAGTTGCTCTGAAGCGGGCGTGTGCCCACGGCAGGGTGATCAAGAATGGGCCACTGTTCCGCCTCGTCAGCCGGAGCTCCCAACCCGATGGGACGGGCACCGTGGCACTGGACTCCTTGCCACCCGTCCGTCTTCTGCCGCATGAGAAGGACAAG CCGGTGGCAGAGCCTATCCCCATCTGCAGCTTCTGCCTGGGGACCAAGGAGTCGAACCGCGACAAGAAGCCAGAGGAGCTCATCTCCTGTGCAGACTGTGGCAACAGTG GCCACCCCTCCTGTCTGAAGTTCTCCCCGGAGCTCACTGTACGAGTCAAAGCTCTGTGGTGGCAGTGCATCGAATGCAAGACCTGCAGCAACTGTCAGGACCAAGGCAAAAAC gagAACATGTTGTTCTGTGACTCCTGTGACCGGGGCTTCCACATGGAGTGCTGTGACCCCCCACTGATGCGGATGCCAAAAG GCATGTGGATATGTCAGATTTGCCAGCCcaggaaaaagggaaaaaagctCTTACATGAAAAAGCAGCAGAAATCAAACGACGTTACAACACACCGCTGGGACGACCCAAGAACAG ACCTGGCCGGCCGTTCAAGAAGCTGCGTGGCTGGAGGAAGGGCGACCGTCGCTCTCAGGGATCCTCCTCGCCGCACTCGTCGTCCAGCTCCTCCTGCGAGGGTTACCCTGGCGACGACCGCCTGCTGTTCTCCCTGAGGGAGGACTCGTCAGAGCAGGGCGGCCTGAGGTTCAACAAGAAGACCAAGGGCCTGATCGACGCCCTCACCAAGTTCTTCACGCCGTCGCCCGACGGACGCAAGGCCCGGCATGAGGTGGACTACTCCCAACAGTACCGCATCCGCAAGAAGGCCATTCgcaagggagagggggaggaccGGCCAGGTGAGGAGG ACAATCAGGAGTGTAGCGACTGGCGGGATGATGATGACAAGCTGCCAGGACATGAGAACCTGACAGAGAAAGATGTGGAGCTCTTCAGACACATCCAGGAGTTGGCACTCCAG AAAGTGGGGGTGACTGGTCCTCCTGATCCTCAAATGCGTTGCCCGTCTGTCATTGAGTTTGGCAAGTTTGAGATCCAGACGTGGTACTCCTCTCCCTACCCACAGGAGTTCAGCAG ACTGCCTAAGCTCTATCTGTGCGAGTTCTGTCTGCGCTACATGAAGAGCCGCAGCATCCTTTTCCAGCACATGAGGAAGTGTGCCTGGTTCCACCCTCCAGCCAACGAGATCTACAGGAAGGAAGACGTCTCCGTATTTGAG gTGGATGGGAACGTGAGCACAATCTACTGTCAGAACCTGTGTCTGCTGGCCAAGCTGTTTCTGGATCACAAGACTCTGTACTACGATGTGGAGCCCTTCCTCTTCTACGTCCTCACACAGAACGACAGCAAGGGCTGCCACCTGGTGGGCTACTTCTCCAAG GAGAAGCACTGTCAGCAGAAGTACAATGTGTCCTGCATCATGATTCTTCCTCAGTACCAGCGGAAGGGCTATGGCCGTTTCCTCATTGACTTCA gCTATCTCCTGTCCAAGCGGGAGGGCCAGCCGGGCTCCCCAGAGAAGCCCCTGTCAGATCTGGGTCGTCTGTCCTACATGGCGTACTGGCGCAGCGTGGTGCTGGAGTGTCTCCATGAGGTCCGCGACCGCCAGCTCACCATTCGCAACCTCAGCAAGATCACGGGCATCTGCCCCCAGGACATCACTGCCACACTACACCACCTGAACATGCTGGAGCAGAGGGGGGACCG GCTAGTCCTGATCCGGAAGGAGAAGCTGGTGTCCACCCACATGGCCCGTCTCGCCGCTAGGCCCCGGCAGCTAGAGGTGGACCCCGACTGTCTCCGCTGGACCCCCGTCATCGTCACCAACACCGTGGTGTCAGAAGGagaggacgaggaagaggaggatgacgaggaagagggagaggatgatACCTGTTCGGAG ATTAAGCCCGGCCACAAGGTGTCTTCACTCTCCTGGCTTGTccgaggaggagagagggagcaggaagtggaggaggaggaggagaggaagtgtTTTGCGGGGTTCCCCACCAGCCAAAGCTCTCCGGCATCCTCCCCAATCCGTTGCCAACCACCTGTTCCCGACCACCGGCCCTCTCCCCCCGCTAACGGAGAGCGCAGGGGCCGGGGTCGCCCACCCAAGAACTGGCCCTGGGGCAAGGTGAAGGACGGGCCACGGGCTGAGAGGCGGCCGGGCCCGGGACGACCCCCTAAGGTCCGGGTGGATTTGCAGGAGGACGACgacgatgaggaggaggaggaggacgacgacGACAGGGCTGAGGGCCTGAAGGCCAGCCCCACATCCGCCAGCAGCCCACCCTCCCTCTTCTCGGACAGACAGCAGGCTGAGGCTACAGGCACCATCAGGTCCCTAGAAATGCTTGGCAGGCACCCAGCTGTCCCTCCCCCACGCAGCAGAGGGCGCCCTCCCAGGAAAAAGAGGGGCCCCAAACGCAGGCTGAGTGAGGGGCCAGGGGATACCCTTCCCCAGTTGCCCCTGGCACCCAGGCTCAGCGACCCACCACCGGTCAGAAGGAGCTGCTTCAGTGAAAGcagtgagggagaggaggaggatgatgacgatgacgacgaagaggaggaggaggaggaggaggaggaggaggaggagaggggagctCTTTCCCCACCCATCCTTACCAAGCCCACCCTGGGGCTCAAATGCAAG AAGCCGTTGAGGAAGAGGCGCATGCGTCAACGCAGCCACAGCCATCCTCACAGCAGTGTGGTGACCGAGACCATCTCAGAGACCACAGAGGTTCTGGACGAGCCCTTCGTTGACTCTGACTCTGAGAGGCCCATGCCCCGGCTGGAAGAGGAATCCCCCTTGGGACACCCGCTGAAGCGCTACCCCCCGGGCCGCGCCGCCCTCCGACACACAGACCCTGGACCCAAGAGAGGCCGACGAGCCAACCTGACAGAGTCTGAGGAGGACG AATCCACCTCGGTTCTGAAGCCGTTGGCCTCCCTACGGAACCCAGAGCCCACGGCCTTAGCAGAGACCCCCGCTGTCAATCCAGAGGTGCCAGTCAAGAAGAAGAAAGGCTGGCCCAAAGGAAAGGCCCGCAAACCCCTGCATTGGAAGAAGCGTCCGGGCAGACCGCCTGGCAGCGGGGCTAACCAAAATTCAGGGGACCCCAGCCTGAACACCTTGGGGGACCCTCCCCCCCCAAAGATCAAGATGAAGCCGGGCCGCAAGCCCCGGAGCTGGTACCTTCAACGGGCCCAGGAGGAGGCGGATCGacaggaggcagagagacagaggctggGTCTAGGAGGGGAGGAGCAGCCGGACAAGCCCCCCCAGCAGCTAGAGGACCGAGCCTGCAAAAGGACGTCCAGGGTGGCAGCTGTCGACAGCGACAAACGCAAAGACACTGATGAAGAGGACGACTACCTCCCCAAGCCTGTGGAGCAGAAGATCCCCAAGCGACGGGGGCGGCCGCCCAAAAACCCAGCCCTGAGACCACAAGTCACCCCCAAGCCACCACCTGCTTCAGAGCCAGAGGAGGACGAGAATGAGGAGACTGACAGAGGCTGGGTAGAGGACAAATCCAGCCGCCCCCCGTCCCGCACAATGCTCCCTCCAGCTTCTAGTGGAGGCCCCAGGGCCCCCCAGCCCAGCAGGCCAGACACAGACGTAGCTGACCGAGAGGAGGacgaagaggaagaggagagggaggagtgtgCGGGCCTGGCCAACAGCAGCAGGAGGACGGCAGTCATGCTAGGCTCCGGCAGCAGGCGCAGCGATGACCACGACGCAGATGACGAAGGGGACGGACACCTGGAGGACAAGAGCAGCAGCACCAAGAAGAGGAAAAGCCAAGActctgatgaagaggaggaggatgaagacgaggaggaagagCCAGCCTCGCCTGCCCGCTCTCCTCCTGTTAAAGAGGAACCCCAAGGTGGGGAAGGTTTTTTAGACATGCAGGGCAGCGTGCAGGCCAGAGACTCTTACGTCAGCAAGCAGGAGGAGGACGACGAAGAGGACgaggatgtggaggaggagCTGCAGGAGGTGAAATGCCGGCCGCTGGACAAGGCACAGGACGAGAGGCGGCGGCGTGAGGCAGAGGAGTCGGCAGCGGCGGCGGCAGCAGTGGAGACGGTGACCGCCATCTCGGCGCCCTCGGAGCCCCTGGAGCTTCAGCCGCTGCACCCCGAGGACAAGGCTGACACCCTGCTGATGGAGCCCCAGCACCCCAACCCTCACCCGCACCCCCACGCTGACTCCTTCAAGGAGGAGCTAAGCCACCACCACGGGGCCCACCAGCaccagcaccaccaccaccacagcaACGAGCTGGACCTAGAGACGGTGCAGGCCGTCCAGTCTCTGACCCAGGGAGAGGCCCAGGACGAGGAGCCGGAGAGCCACGGGGTCTCTCACGGCGCCTACCAGGATTGTGAGGAGACGCTGGCCGCCTGCCGCACCCTGCAGAGCAGCTACAGCCACACCGgggaggccgaggaggaggCTACCCACCTGGCCTTGGTGGAGGAGTGCGGAGCGTCCCAACACAGCAGCCCTCTGCCCCACACCAATGCACCCATGCCCCCTTTACCCAGCCAGTCAGTCCGCTCCGTCAACAGCCCTGCAGGAATGACCCCAGGAGGGGTGATGGAGTCTGGGCCTGGGCAACAGAGAGGGGGCACACCAGGCCCAAcgggaggaacaggaggaggaggtgggtacAACCAGATCACCCCCGAGCACCCCAGCTCCCTGTCGGCCCCGTCTCAGCAGAACATGGAGACCAGCCCCATGATGGACGTCCCGTCCGTGTCGGATCACTCCCAGCAGGTGGTGGACAGTGGCTTCAGTGACCTGGGCAGCATCGAGAGCACTACGGAAAACTACGACAACCCCAGCAGCTACGACTCCACCATGGGTGGCGGGGGCAACGGGGGTGGCAACAACAGTGGCAACCACGCAGCGGTGGCCGCGGCCGCCTCTTCCTCGTCCACaggctcctcttcctccaactCGGCCACGCCCTCCTCGCAGGGCAACAGCTGCTCGTTCGTCCCGGCGCCTGGCCTGACGTCTTCCGGTGGCACCGTGACGTCTCAGCTCGGCATGGTCAGCTGCAGCCTCATCCAGCAGACTGGCCCGGGAGGCGGCAGCAGCGCCAGCGTGCCCCAGCCTCCCCCGCCCCCCCGGCCCCCGTCCGCCAACACCCACCAGGGCATCAAGTCCCCTCAGAGCTGCGTGATCGAGAGGCCGCCCAGCGCCAGCCAGCAGTCCCAGAAGAAGGTTCAGCAGCAGCAGGCCTCTAacccccagcctccaccctcCGCTCCTCCCACCCCCCACCCGCCCCAGCAGCAGTCCCTGTCCCAGTGCAGTATGGGGAACGGCTTTGCCTCCACGCCCATGATTATGGAGATCCCCGAGAGCGCATCGCAGGGCGGGGGTCGGAGCCTGTACGAGAGAATGGGCCAGGACTTTGGCGCGGGGGGTTACCCCCAGCCCTCGGCCACCTTCAGCCTGGCCAAGCTGCAGCAGCTCACCAACACCATCATGGACCCCCACGCCATGCCCTACTCGCACTCTGCCTCTGTTACGTCGTATGCCACCAGCGTTTCCCTGTCTAACCCCGGGCTGGCCCAGCTcgctccctccccccacccccccttagCCCAAGGCCAGGCCACcatgacccccccaccccagctgAGCTCCGGCTCCATGAACCTGGGTTCCCTGCAGCTCCAGTGCAACATGCCCACCAGCAACATTGGCCTGCCTCCCCCGCCCCACACGCAGCGGCTGCAGGGCCAGATGGCCACGGTAAAGGGCCACATCTCCATCCGCTCCAAGGCCCAGCTGGCCCCcgctccctccccccaccagcAGCAGCTGTACGGCCGCAGCTCCGGGGCCATGTCCATGCAGGGCTCGCCCCGTACCCTGGCCgtgcagcgtggcatgatgcCCAACCTCATGCCCACGGCGGCCGGCTACAACACAATGAACATGAACCAGCTCAACGCCATGTCGGCCAGTTACCGCATGCCCCAGCCCATGATGAACAGTGGCTACCACGGGAACCCCCCCTACATGAACCAGCCAGCCCAGTACCCTATGCAGATGCAGATGGGCATGATGGGGGGGCAGGGTTACCCGCAGCAGCCTATGCAGCCCAATCACCATGGCAACATGATGTACACGGGCCCCACCCACCACAGCTACGCTGGCGTCCCCAAACAGTCGCCTTACATGAGCAGATGA